In one window of Saprospiraceae bacterium DNA:
- the lipB gene encoding lipoyl(octanoyl) transferase LipB: MVDNQRNLTKKIRILDLGLQAYPEAWKLQTEIHQQLIEEKRSGIAFSSHTLILCEHPHVFTLGKSGQAEHLLQPLDKMDEIQAEFHQINRGGDITYHGPGQLVAYPILDLEKLFTDVHKYVRSLEAVVIKVLADYKIEAERIDGLTGVWLDRNTSKPRKICAIGVHLSRWVSLHGLAFNINTNLDYFKYIVPCGINPVEKPVTSLHRELGYEVSLEEVKSKFIHHFLNTFELHI; this comes from the coding sequence TTGGTTGATAATCAAAGGAATTTAACAAAAAAAATTAGAATTCTGGATCTGGGTCTTCAAGCCTATCCGGAAGCCTGGAAGCTCCAAACGGAGATCCACCAACAACTCATAGAAGAAAAACGGTCAGGCATTGCTTTTTCTTCGCATACATTGATCCTCTGTGAACATCCTCATGTCTTCACGCTTGGAAAATCAGGTCAAGCCGAGCATTTGCTTCAACCACTCGATAAAATGGATGAAATTCAGGCCGAATTTCACCAGATCAACAGGGGAGGGGATATTACCTACCACGGACCCGGACAACTCGTAGCCTATCCTATTTTGGACCTCGAAAAACTATTTACAGATGTCCATAAATATGTTCGTTCGCTGGAGGCGGTCGTAATCAAGGTTTTAGCCGACTACAAAATTGAAGCGGAGAGAATAGATGGCCTTACCGGTGTTTGGCTCGACAGGAATACATCAAAGCCCAGAAAGATTTGCGCAATTGGTGTTCATTTAAGCAGGTGGGTGAGTCTTCACGGACTGGCTTTTAACATCAATACCAATCTCGATTATTTTAAGTATATCGTCCCTTGCGGAATCAACCCGGTAGAAAAACCCGTTACTTCACTCCATCGGGAACTCGGGTATGAAGTCTCTTTGGAAGAAGTTAAATCAAAATTTATTCATCATTTTTTAAATACATTTGAACTCCATATTTGA
- a CDS encoding redoxin domain-containing protein produces MRTKITLLSLMTVFCISNLASQLAPDFTVTDFNQKTHKLYADYLDKDKVVVIKFFFVGCPPCASVAPYVQSAYTRAGSGSGNVEFFQITTLSSDKNATVKSYHQSKGLTFPGIGSDGNSAQALAPYKSGTFGTWYGTPTFVVIAPNGEVDYNVNMSAGNPYGLDTAIARAFRKVNNGGGGGGGMECEDSFTVKTITQLQPDGYYIVDYQGGNPTQTLDSGLYYCQFPLPQNLDEVFVLPYINKKDSSLNGITTGDIVRIQRHILGLEALNNLQLRCADVNNSGSVTAADVSEIRKLVLGVTSKFSRLTESFAIAHNPKSKNYWDYDNKVLVRDLINKTKTNEFGVCKFGDVSGALLLKEDIFENRAQRIQSATVSEEMISPLLWSYTIALRDFNQLEAFQFGLKFPVDELVQLELCDALSNWSYDYAIDRRNSYFKVSAISDLKENSNPATYVLKLKTRSKVNLKELEAQEFLPEFIYKSGATANDFKLQYEDSPSRLVLVYQQYSTNSLIIESTGSLSRLELFDLNGRVLYSAALDSLTRVHVVSEIDQIMPKGPGFIRIYDETGKMECKSFVRI; encoded by the coding sequence ATGCGCACAAAAATAACACTCCTGAGTTTGATGACAGTATTCTGTATATCAAACCTGGCTTCCCAGCTGGCACCTGATTTTACGGTCACCGATTTCAACCAAAAAACCCACAAGCTGTATGCAGATTACCTCGATAAAGACAAAGTTGTCGTCATAAAGTTTTTCTTTGTCGGATGTCCGCCTTGTGCCAGTGTAGCTCCTTACGTTCAAAGCGCCTATACGCGGGCCGGATCGGGTTCTGGCAACGTCGAATTTTTTCAGATCACGACCTTGAGCTCAGATAAAAATGCAACGGTTAAATCCTACCACCAGTCGAAGGGACTTACTTTTCCCGGAATTGGTTCGGATGGAAATTCAGCACAGGCTCTGGCTCCCTATAAAAGCGGAACTTTTGGAACCTGGTATGGGACTCCTACTTTTGTAGTGATCGCCCCAAATGGAGAAGTGGATTACAATGTGAACATGAGTGCCGGCAATCCTTACGGTTTGGATACTGCCATTGCCAGGGCGTTCAGAAAAGTGAATAATGGCGGCGGCGGTGGCGGCGGCATGGAATGCGAAGACAGCTTCACGGTGAAAACGATAACACAGCTCCAGCCCGACGGCTATTATATAGTCGATTATCAAGGTGGAAATCCCACACAAACACTGGATTCAGGTTTGTATTATTGCCAGTTTCCGTTGCCGCAAAATTTGGACGAAGTTTTTGTGTTGCCCTATATCAATAAAAAAGATAGTTCACTCAATGGGATCACAACGGGTGATATCGTAAGAATTCAAAGACACATTCTTGGCCTGGAAGCTTTGAACAATTTGCAACTACGCTGTGCGGATGTCAACAATTCCGGTTCTGTTACTGCAGCCGATGTTTCCGAGATCCGGAAATTAGTTTTAGGAGTGACAAGCAAGTTTAGCAGGCTGACAGAATCATTTGCTATTGCCCATAATCCAAAATCCAAAAATTATTGGGATTATGATAACAAAGTGTTGGTGCGTGATCTGATCAACAAAACAAAAACCAATGAATTTGGTGTATGCAAATTTGGAGATGTATCAGGTGCATTGCTCTTGAAAGAAGATATTTTTGAAAACAGAGCACAACGGATTCAGTCGGCCACGGTTTCCGAAGAAATGATTAGTCCTTTGCTTTGGTCCTACACCATAGCGCTAAGAGATTTTAATCAACTGGAAGCATTTCAGTTTGGTTTGAAATTTCCTGTGGATGAGCTCGTTCAGCTGGAATTGTGCGATGCTTTATCCAACTGGTCTTATGATTATGCGATAGATCGTCGCAACTCCTATTTTAAAGTATCAGCGATTTCAGATTTGAAAGAAAACAGCAATCCTGCCACCTATGTTCTCAAATTAAAAACCCGCTCTAAGGTGAATTTGAAGGAACTTGAAGCGCAGGAATTTTTACCGGAATTCATTTACAAATCCGGAGCCACAGCAAATGATTTCAAGTTGCAGTATGAAGACAGTCCATCAAGACTAGTATTGGTTTATCAACAATATTCGACAAACAGTCTGATTATAGAAAGTACCGGATCTTTATCCAGATTGGAATTATTCGATCTCAATGGCAGGGTTCTGTATTCTGCAGCTTTGGATTCACTTACCCGTGTACATGTTGTCAGTGAAATTGATCAAATCATGCCAAAGGGTCCTGGATTCATAAGAATCTACGATGAAACGGGTAAAATGGAATGCAAAAGTTTTGTCAGAATCTAA
- a CDS encoding ABC transporter substrate-binding protein encodes MCSAFIITACKKNNSSGQNKPRVFHYNQPNLINSLDPAFAKSQNNIWAIEHLYNQLVDLDDSMNIIPELATSWQILENGNLYRFVLRPHVTYHKDSCFGPEQTRPVKASDVAFSFKRLLDPQLSAPGSWIFKDKVADSTAFTAPNDSIFEIRLLRPFSPMLQLLTSAYCSVYPPEAVAYYNAQFSKNPVGTQAFKLRKWMGRKGLFLERNEDYFGPAAKLDGIRISFIEDRNTAYLEFLKKQIDFFSGIHSGFAHQLLQKSGELRPDQLEKFQLLKGDYLNTEYIGIHTSRLDAAHPLKQKMFRQALNYAIDRKKLVANFRYGMGTPAEAGFIPKGLPSFDPTINRGYHYDPEKARKLLSACGYDDTQKLPVLVISTNKDYVDLMTFIAKQWEEIGLRVQIDLVETASLREQMRAGEVSLFRASWIADYPDEESFLTVFYGKNSAPPNYTRFDNPEFNALYEKAILQMDPLKRRALYQQLDNILIDEAPVIPLFYDQTAWFAQNEIRQLTTNPLNLLKLNNTEK; translated from the coding sequence ATGTGTTCGGCTTTCATTATTACTGCATGTAAAAAAAATAACAGCTCAGGTCAGAATAAACCCAGGGTGTTTCATTACAACCAGCCCAATCTCATCAATTCATTGGATCCCGCTTTTGCCAAATCACAAAACAATATTTGGGCCATTGAACACCTGTATAACCAGCTGGTTGATCTGGATGATTCCATGAATATCATTCCGGAGCTGGCTACATCCTGGCAGATCTTAGAAAACGGCAATTTGTACCGCTTTGTCTTGCGACCACATGTAACTTACCATAAGGATTCATGTTTTGGACCTGAACAAACTCGACCTGTAAAAGCATCGGATGTGGCATTTAGTTTCAAAAGACTGCTGGATCCACAACTCAGCGCTCCCGGTTCCTGGATATTTAAAGACAAAGTTGCAGATTCGACTGCTTTCACTGCACCTAATGACAGCATATTTGAAATTCGTTTGTTGAGACCCTTTTCTCCAATGCTGCAGTTGCTTACTTCCGCGTATTGCAGCGTATATCCACCCGAAGCCGTAGCCTATTACAATGCACAGTTTTCAAAAAATCCGGTAGGGACACAAGCTTTTAAGCTGCGAAAATGGATGGGGCGAAAAGGCCTGTTTCTCGAAAGAAATGAGGATTACTTTGGACCTGCTGCCAAGCTCGATGGGATCCGAATTTCCTTTATAGAGGACCGGAATACAGCCTACCTTGAATTTCTGAAAAAGCAAATCGATTTTTTTTCTGGTATTCATAGTGGTTTTGCACATCAGTTGCTGCAAAAATCAGGTGAGTTGAGACCGGACCAGTTGGAAAAATTTCAATTGCTCAAAGGAGATTACCTCAATACAGAATACATTGGCATTCACACAAGCCGGCTGGATGCCGCTCATCCTTTGAAGCAAAAAATGTTCAGACAGGCTTTAAATTATGCGATCGACCGGAAAAAACTGGTCGCTAATTTCAGATATGGAATGGGCACTCCTGCGGAAGCCGGATTCATTCCAAAAGGCTTGCCGTCTTTTGACCCCACAATAAACAGGGGGTATCATTACGATCCGGAGAAAGCCAGAAAGTTGCTGAGTGCTTGCGGATATGACGACACCCAAAAACTGCCTGTTTTGGTAATCAGTACAAATAAAGATTATGTCGATCTGATGACTTTCATTGCAAAACAATGGGAAGAAATCGGACTTCGGGTACAGATTGATCTGGTCGAAACCGCCAGCCTCCGCGAACAAATGAGAGCAGGGGAGGTGTCTTTATTCAGAGCTTCGTGGATTGCAGATTACCCGGATGAGGAATCATTTCTTACAGTGTTTTATGGAAAGAATTCAGCACCTCCTAATTATACCCGATTCGATAATCCGGAATTCAATGCTTTATACGAAAAAGCGATATTGCAAATGGATCCACTGAAAAGGAGAGCGTTGTATCAGCAACTCGACAATATTCTGATTGATGAGGCCCCTGTCATCCCTTTATTTTACGATCAAACGGCCTGGTTTGCTCAAAATGAGATTCGGCAATTAACAACCAATCCTCTTAATCTGTTAAAATTAAATAATACTGAAAAGTAG
- a CDS encoding metal-dependent hydrolase, which translates to MRLHYYGHSCFSVELKGKKLLFDPFISGNPLTQQVQLESIKADYILISHGHGDHMADAEVIAKNNNALIISTFEIVSWFESRGIKGIPMNTGGQTRLDFGNVKLVNAIHSSLLPDGSYGANPVGFCIHNEETSFYFAGDTALTMDMQLIPMTCPPLKFAILPIGDHFTMGYKDALIASDFIQCDQIVGCHFNTFPPIQIDAAQVRAAFHEKGKTITLPEINQAVNLHG; encoded by the coding sequence ATGAGATTGCATTATTACGGACACTCTTGTTTCTCTGTTGAACTGAAAGGTAAAAAGCTGCTTTTCGATCCGTTTATTTCAGGCAATCCGCTGACTCAACAGGTCCAACTTGAATCGATAAAAGCAGATTACATCTTGATTTCACATGGGCATGGAGACCACATGGCCGATGCTGAAGTTATTGCAAAAAATAATAATGCGTTGATTATCAGTACTTTTGAAATAGTAAGCTGGTTTGAAAGCAGAGGAATTAAGGGAATCCCCATGAATACAGGAGGACAGACCAGGCTTGATTTTGGCAATGTAAAATTGGTCAATGCAATTCATTCCAGTCTTTTGCCCGATGGCTCTTATGGGGCCAACCCGGTTGGATTTTGCATCCATAATGAAGAAACCAGTTTTTATTTTGCAGGGGATACGGCTTTGACGATGGATATGCAACTCATACCCATGACTTGTCCACCTTTAAAATTTGCAATTTTACCAATAGGCGATCATTTTACCATGGGTTATAAAGATGCTTTGATTGCCAGCGATTTCATTCAATGTGATCAAATCGTAGGCTGTCATTTCAATACCTTCCCACCAATCCAGATCGATGCTGCTCAGGTAAGAGCCGCTTTTCATGAGAAAGGGAAAACAATCACATTGCCTGAAATAAACCAAGCCGTCAATTTACATGGGTAA
- a CDS encoding ParA family protein gives MGKIVAIANQKGGVGKTTTAINLASCIAILEHKVLLVDADPQSNSTSGTGLVVESGQYSLYDCMINEVPAEEAIVESDTPNLYILPSTIDLVGADIELVNMPNREKVLKKVLDPIKQDYDFIFIDCLPSLGLITINALAAADSVIVPVQCELFALEGLSKIKNTIDLVKSVLNPKLEIEGVLLSMYDKRLRLSTMVIEDIRSNIHLPVFETIIHRNSKISEAPLAKKPVVLYDAASKGSHNFLNLADEFMRKNTTVNHETKK, from the coding sequence ATGGGTAAAATTGTTGCCATAGCAAATCAAAAAGGAGGAGTAGGAAAAACTACGACAGCCATCAACCTGGCATCCTGCATCGCTATTTTAGAACACAAAGTTTTATTAGTAGATGCGGATCCGCAATCAAACAGTACTTCGGGTACGGGTTTGGTGGTCGAATCCGGCCAGTACAGCCTCTACGATTGCATGATCAATGAGGTCCCTGCTGAAGAAGCCATCGTGGAAAGCGATACGCCCAACCTCTATATACTTCCGTCCACGATAGATCTGGTAGGAGCGGATATCGAATTGGTAAATATGCCAAATCGCGAAAAAGTACTCAAGAAAGTTCTCGATCCGATAAAACAGGATTACGATTTTATTTTTATCGATTGTCTGCCGTCCCTTGGTCTGATTACCATCAACGCTCTTGCGGCTGCAGATTCTGTCATTGTGCCTGTGCAATGTGAGTTGTTTGCTCTGGAAGGATTATCGAAAATAAAAAATACAATTGATCTCGTGAAAAGCGTTCTCAATCCAAAGCTCGAAATCGAAGGAGTGCTTCTGAGTATGTACGACAAACGTTTGAGACTGTCTACCATGGTCATAGAAGATATCAGATCAAATATACACTTGCCTGTTTTCGAAACCATCATTCACAGGAATTCAAAAATATCTGAAGCACCCTTAGCCAAAAAACCGGTCGTCTTGTACGATGCGGCAAGCAAGGGCAGCCATAACTTTCTGAACCTTGCCGATGAATTTATGAGAAAAAACACAACCGTCAACCATGAAACAAAAAAATGA
- a CDS encoding ParB/RepB/Spo0J family partition protein has product MKQKNELGKGLRALLSTINSDATVPVDITENTKVNKVSLISVDKIYANKQQPRHVFDEELIQELAESIKTYGIIQPLTVRQTGDDRFQIISGERRFKASQLAGLREVPVYIRHANDNEMLEMALVENIQREDLNPVEIAISYQRLSDECGYTQEQLAERVGKKRSTISNYVRLLKLPVEVQTALKAKTITMGHARVIAGVDDLLMQMQLFKDIQKSEMSVRDAEKTLQNYQRSKARKPVKPSARSIDQTIEVLEKKMSMFFGYKVQIQRKESGEGQIVIKFKNDHQLNEILDRIDE; this is encoded by the coding sequence ATGAAACAAAAAAATGAGCTGGGAAAAGGATTGAGGGCCTTGTTGTCGACAATCAATTCGGATGCTACGGTCCCTGTAGATATTACTGAAAATACCAAAGTAAATAAAGTAAGTCTGATTTCAGTCGATAAAATTTATGCCAACAAGCAACAACCCAGACATGTCTTTGACGAAGAGTTGATTCAGGAACTTGCAGAATCCATTAAGACCTATGGGATTATTCAACCATTGACGGTCAGGCAAACCGGAGACGATCGTTTCCAGATCATCAGCGGGGAGCGGAGATTTAAAGCTTCACAATTGGCAGGCCTTCGCGAAGTGCCCGTGTATATCAGGCATGCGAACGACAACGAGATGCTCGAAATGGCACTTGTAGAAAATATTCAAAGGGAGGATCTCAATCCTGTCGAAATCGCAATTTCCTACCAGCGCCTTTCCGATGAATGTGGATACACACAGGAACAATTGGCTGAACGCGTCGGAAAGAAAAGAAGTACCATCAGTAATTACGTACGGCTTTTGAAATTGCCTGTAGAAGTTCAAACGGCCCTGAAAGCAAAGACGATAACGATGGGACATGCGCGAGTCATTGCAGGGGTAGATGACCTCCTTATGCAGATGCAGCTGTTTAAAGATATCCAAAAAAGCGAAATGTCTGTGCGCGATGCCGAAAAGACATTGCAAAACTATCAGCGGTCTAAAGCTCGCAAACCGGTAAAACCTTCTGCGCGAAGCATTGATCAAACGATTGAAGTGTTGGAGAAAAAAATGAGCATGTTTTTTGGATACAAAGTTCAAATTCAACGAAAAGAAAGCGGAGAAGGCCAGATTGTAATTAAGTTCAAGAATGATCATCAGCTGAATGAAATACTGGATCGCATTGATGAGTAA
- a CDS encoding SCP2 sterol-binding domain-containing protein: MTTKEFLLNLPEKINTKALDGMSTCFHFDLSGEGGGVVTVAVANGTMTCSEGLQGESKCTIKADAGDLKKVFKGELNPMMAILTGKMKINNQTEMLKFAKLLGWM; encoded by the coding sequence ATGACAACAAAAGAATTCCTTCTTAACCTCCCTGAAAAAATAAACACCAAAGCGCTGGACGGCATGTCAACTTGCTTTCATTTCGATCTTTCGGGCGAAGGCGGAGGTGTGGTAACTGTAGCTGTTGCAAATGGAACGATGACTTGCAGCGAAGGACTTCAGGGAGAATCGAAATGCACGATTAAGGCGGATGCCGGTGATCTGAAAAAAGTTTTCAAAGGAGAACTCAATCCGATGATGGCCATACTTACAGGAAAAATGAAAATCAATAACCAGACAGAAATGTTGAAATTTGCAAAATTGCTGGGCTGGATGTAG
- a CDS encoding M1 family metallopeptidase, translated as MIFFILAIVSFFTCHSLQAQNSYWQMKAAYEIDLNMNSENHTYEARQKTVLYNNSPDTLGEIFFHLYFNAFQPGSDMDIRSRTLPDPDPRIGHRISKLTQEESGFIKINSIKQKGNDIKFIVDGTLLMAKLHRSCPPGDSLVLDLNYLAQVPVQIRRSGRNNKEGIDYSMAQWYPKLCQYDKHGWHTDPYIAREFYGIFADYKVQIRIDEKYCLAFTGVLQNPGKGECQKPGQKSNESKVNWIIHAKNVHDFVWAADPDYTYQSHTCSNGMQLELFYVKEKSNPESWSQLAPIIDKAMEFIESKYGRYTYPKYAVVQGGDGGMEYPMATLITGKRPLISLVGVTIHELMHSWFQGVLATNESLYAWMDEGFTSYAEEETMNHLKSLKLIPGDPSLDPHLDNRKNFAAFSQTGIEESLTTHSDHFRTNRAYGMGAYSKGALCLDQLNYIVGDAAFDQGMLNYYRDWKFKHPEPADFFRVMEKASGIQLDWFQKYFVETTKQMDYGVDSVYQKDNKVICRLVRLGEFPMPVEIRLNKANGDFEQFYIPLNLMRSCKDFGTKSVQKLPAWSWVQPYYEFELKLNLEDIHKLCINADSKMADVDPNNNCYQSRSE; from the coding sequence ATGATATTTTTCATCCTGGCGATTGTCTCTTTTTTTACCTGCCATTCTTTGCAGGCTCAAAATTCTTATTGGCAAATGAAAGCCGCATATGAGATCGACCTGAATATGAATTCAGAGAATCATACCTATGAAGCGCGGCAAAAAACTGTTTTATACAATAACAGTCCGGATACACTCGGTGAAATTTTCTTTCATTTATATTTTAATGCATTTCAACCGGGAAGCGATATGGACATTCGTTCCAGAACACTGCCTGATCCGGACCCCAGAATTGGCCACCGCATTTCGAAATTAACTCAGGAAGAAAGCGGATTTATAAAAATCAATTCTATCAAACAAAAAGGAAACGATATAAAATTTATCGTAGACGGTACCTTGTTAATGGCCAAATTGCATCGCTCTTGCCCCCCTGGAGATAGTCTGGTCCTCGATCTAAACTACCTTGCACAAGTACCTGTTCAAATCAGGAGAAGCGGAAGAAATAACAAAGAAGGAATAGACTACTCCATGGCACAATGGTATCCTAAATTATGTCAATACGACAAACATGGCTGGCATACTGATCCTTACATCGCAAGAGAATTTTATGGAATATTCGCCGATTATAAAGTTCAAATACGGATAGATGAAAAATATTGCCTGGCATTTACGGGTGTATTACAAAATCCCGGAAAAGGCGAATGCCAGAAACCCGGGCAAAAATCGAATGAATCCAAAGTGAACTGGATCATTCATGCGAAAAATGTTCACGATTTTGTTTGGGCTGCCGATCCGGATTATACCTATCAATCGCATACCTGTTCCAATGGTATGCAACTGGAACTATTTTATGTAAAGGAAAAATCAAATCCTGAGTCGTGGTCACAACTTGCCCCCATCATAGATAAGGCTATGGAGTTTATTGAAAGTAAATACGGACGCTATACTTACCCCAAATATGCCGTTGTGCAGGGGGGAGATGGCGGCATGGAATACCCCATGGCTACATTAATAACAGGCAAAAGACCTTTAATCAGTTTGGTAGGTGTCACCATTCACGAACTCATGCATAGCTGGTTTCAGGGAGTACTCGCTACCAACGAAAGTTTGTATGCCTGGATGGATGAAGGGTTTACTTCATATGCTGAAGAAGAGACCATGAACCACCTGAAATCATTAAAGCTGATTCCCGGAGATCCAAGTCTTGATCCACATCTGGACAACAGAAAAAATTTTGCTGCTTTTTCGCAAACCGGTATTGAAGAATCGCTCACCACACACTCGGATCATTTCAGGACCAACAGAGCTTATGGAATGGGCGCTTACAGCAAAGGAGCCTTATGCCTCGACCAGCTGAATTATATCGTTGGCGATGCTGCTTTCGATCAAGGCATGTTAAATTATTATCGGGATTGGAAATTTAAACATCCTGAACCTGCTGATTTTTTCAGAGTCATGGAAAAGGCAAGTGGAATTCAACTGGATTGGTTCCAGAAATATTTTGTAGAGACCACGAAACAGATGGATTACGGCGTGGATTCCGTTTATCAGAAAGACAACAAAGTGATTTGCCGGCTGGTAAGATTGGGGGAATTCCCTATGCCTGTAGAAATTCGACTGAATAAGGCGAACGGAGATTTTGAGCAATTTTACATCCCTTTGAATTTGATGCGGTCTTGTAAGGATTTTGGCACCAAATCTGTACAGAAATTACCGGCTTGGTCCTGGGTTCAACCTTACTATGAGTTTGAACTCAAACTGAACCTCGAAGATATCCATAAGCTTTGCATCAATGCAGACAGCAAGATGGCCGATGTGGATCCAAACAATAATTGTTATCAGTCGCGTTCTGAATAA